A section of the Streptomyces sp. NBC_00178 genome encodes:
- a CDS encoding acetyl-CoA C-acetyltransferase, with protein sequence MPEAVIVSAARSPIGRAFKGSLKDLRADDLTATIIQTALAKVPELDPKDIDDLMLGCGLPGGEQGNNLGRIIAVQMGMDHLPGCTVTRYCSSSLQTSRMALHAIKAGEGDVFISAGVEMVSRFVKGNSDSLPDTHNPLFADAEARTAARAEESGASWTDPREEGLVPDAYISMGQTAENLARTKGVTRQDMDEFGVRSQNLAEEAIKNGFWEREITPVTTPDGTVVSKDDGPRAGVTLEGVQGLKPVFRPDGLVTAGNCCPLNDGAAALVIMSDTKARELGLTPLARIVSTGVSGLSPEIMGYGPVEASKQALKRAGLTIDDIDLAEINEAFAAQVIPSYRDLGLPLDKVNVNGGAIAVGHPFGMTGARITGTLINSLQFHDKQFGLETMCVGGGQGMAMVIERLS encoded by the coding sequence ATGCCCGAAGCCGTGATCGTCTCTGCTGCCCGTTCACCCATCGGCCGGGCCTTCAAGGGGTCCCTGAAGGATCTGCGCGCGGACGACCTGACCGCGACCATCATCCAGACCGCGCTGGCCAAGGTCCCGGAGCTGGACCCGAAGGACATCGACGACCTGATGCTCGGCTGCGGCCTCCCCGGCGGCGAGCAGGGCAACAACCTGGGCCGCATCATCGCCGTGCAGATGGGGATGGACCACCTCCCCGGATGTACGGTCACCCGCTACTGCTCCTCCTCGCTGCAGACGAGCCGCATGGCGCTGCACGCCATCAAGGCCGGCGAGGGCGACGTCTTCATCTCCGCCGGCGTCGAGATGGTGTCCCGCTTCGTGAAGGGCAACTCCGACAGCCTCCCGGACACGCACAACCCGCTGTTCGCCGACGCCGAGGCCCGCACCGCGGCCCGCGCCGAGGAGTCCGGGGCGAGCTGGACCGATCCGCGCGAGGAGGGCCTGGTCCCGGACGCGTACATCTCGATGGGGCAGACCGCCGAGAACCTGGCCAGGACCAAGGGCGTCACCCGTCAGGACATGGACGAGTTCGGCGTGCGCTCGCAGAACCTCGCCGAGGAAGCCATCAAGAACGGCTTCTGGGAGCGCGAGATCACCCCCGTGACCACGCCGGACGGCACGGTCGTCTCCAAGGACGACGGCCCGCGCGCCGGGGTCACCCTGGAGGGCGTGCAGGGCCTCAAGCCGGTGTTCCGTCCCGACGGACTCGTCACCGCGGGGAACTGCTGCCCCCTCAACGACGGCGCCGCCGCCCTGGTGATCATGTCCGACACCAAGGCGCGCGAGCTGGGTCTGACCCCGCTGGCCCGCATCGTCTCGACCGGCGTCTCGGGCCTGTCCCCCGAGATCATGGGCTACGGCCCCGTCGAGGCCAGCAAGCAGGCGCTCAAGCGGGCCGGCCTGACGATCGACGACATCGACCTGGCCGAGATCAACGAGGCCTTCGCCGCCCAGGTCATCCCGTCCTACCGGGACCTCGGCCTGCCGCTGGACAAGGTCAACGTCAACGGCGGCGCGATCGCCGTGGGCCACCCCTTCGGCATGACGGGCGCCAGGATCACGGGCACGCTGATCAACAGCCTGCAGTTCCACGACAAGCAGTTCGGCCTGGAGACGATGTGCGTGGGCGGCGGCCAGGGCATGGCCATGGTCATCGAGCGGCTGAGCTGA
- a CDS encoding ABC transporter permease yields the protein MFRTALRNVLAHKARLLMTVLAVMLGVAFVSGTLVFTDTLGNAFRNQSAKSYDDVAVAVSTYADGDDDTPGIDDATLEKIRALDGVASATGRVSGFAGVADPDGKLIGNGWSNTGANFSPGKGGKDGAYTFTDGTGPLKSGQVALDQETADKGEYRVGDPVRVATNGPVKQYTLSGVFTTEDGAVNAGGSLVLFDTATAQTLYLKPGVFKDATVTATAGSSDRAILDAIEPLLPKDATAQTGKALADEQAEQIESGLSGLNAMLLAFAGIALFVGVFLIANTFTMLVAQRTRELALMRAIGASRRQIKRSVLIEAAVVGTLASVIGFVLGIGLATGLRSATSLIGGKIPAGPLIISPVAVGAAFGVGILITVLAAWLPARRAAKIAPVAAMSSVHAVATTKSLIVRNSIGAVIALIGAAGIVGGAATGGEDGRYLVAAGAFLALIGIIVLIPLLSRPAVAAVRPLLRKLFGVSGKLAAQNAVRNPRRTGATASALAIGLTLVTGISVLGVTLGQAIDKMTTDNIRADYMVSMASGDSLDESALTALSKADGVTALSPQQSVYFQIDGEFHSASGVTPGDVEKVFSLKTVSGSLSSLKDGEVAVGSKTAKSNGWKTGDTLPVTFDDEKKATVKVGALYEENEFLSPFVVPKAFADAHSSTSRPDIREIWIKTDGGASKANEQAVVNALGDNPAMSVMDQQDIRDTFGGFVNTALNIMYGLLAMALLIAVLGVVNTLAMSVFERQQEIGMLRAIGLDRGRVKRMIRLEAVVISVFGAVIGVGLGVFLGWAIGRTLADQIPGYALVVPWDRIALFLVLAGLVGVLASLWPARSGAKLNMLTAIKTE from the coding sequence ATGTTCCGAACCGCCCTGCGCAACGTGCTCGCGCACAAGGCCAGGCTGCTGATGACCGTGCTCGCCGTCATGCTCGGCGTAGCGTTCGTCTCCGGCACCCTCGTCTTCACCGACACCCTCGGCAACGCCTTCCGCAACCAGTCGGCCAAGAGTTACGACGACGTCGCCGTCGCGGTCTCCACCTATGCCGACGGCGACGACGACACCCCCGGCATCGACGACGCCACCCTGGAGAAGATCCGGGCGCTGGACGGCGTCGCCTCCGCGACCGGGCGGGTCTCCGGCTTCGCCGGCGTCGCCGACCCCGACGGCAAGCTCATCGGCAACGGCTGGTCCAACACCGGCGCCAACTTCTCCCCCGGCAAGGGCGGCAAGGACGGCGCGTACACCTTCACCGACGGCACGGGCCCGCTGAAGAGCGGCCAGGTCGCCCTCGACCAGGAGACCGCGGACAAGGGCGAGTACCGCGTCGGCGACCCCGTGCGGGTGGCCACGAACGGTCCGGTGAAGCAGTACACCCTCTCCGGTGTCTTCACGACCGAGGACGGCGCGGTCAACGCGGGCGGCAGCCTGGTTCTGTTCGACACGGCGACCGCCCAGACGCTCTACCTCAAGCCCGGGGTCTTCAAGGACGCCACCGTGACCGCCACCGCGGGCAGCTCCGACAGGGCGATCCTGGACGCGATCGAGCCGCTGCTCCCCAAGGACGCGACCGCGCAGACCGGCAAGGCCCTCGCCGACGAGCAGGCCGAGCAGATCGAGAGCGGGCTGTCCGGCCTGAACGCCATGCTCCTGGCCTTCGCGGGCATCGCGCTGTTCGTCGGCGTGTTCCTCATCGCCAACACCTTCACCATGCTGGTCGCCCAGCGGACCCGTGAACTCGCCCTGATGCGTGCCATCGGCGCCTCGCGCCGTCAGATCAAGCGCTCGGTCCTGATCGAGGCGGCCGTCGTGGGCACGCTGGCCTCCGTCATCGGATTCGTCCTCGGCATCGGTCTCGCCACCGGGCTGCGCTCCGCGACGAGCCTCATCGGCGGCAAGATCCCGGCGGGTCCGCTCATCATCTCGCCCGTGGCGGTCGGTGCCGCCTTCGGCGTCGGCATCCTGATCACCGTGCTGGCGGCCTGGCTGCCCGCCCGCCGGGCCGCGAAGATCGCCCCGGTCGCGGCGATGAGCAGCGTGCACGCCGTCGCCACCACCAAGTCCCTGATCGTGCGGAACTCGATCGGCGCGGTCATCGCCCTGATCGGCGCGGCAGGGATCGTCGGCGGCGCCGCGACCGGCGGCGAGGACGGCCGCTACCTCGTCGCGGCCGGCGCCTTCCTCGCCCTCATCGGCATCATCGTGCTGATCCCGCTCCTGTCCCGCCCGGCCGTCGCCGCGGTACGCCCCCTGCTGAGGAAGCTGTTCGGGGTGTCCGGGAAGCTGGCCGCGCAGAACGCGGTCCGCAACCCCCGCCGTACCGGCGCCACCGCCTCCGCGCTCGCCATCGGCCTGACCCTGGTCACCGGCATCTCGGTGCTCGGCGTGACGCTCGGCCAGGCGATCGACAAGATGACGACGGATAACATCAGGGCCGACTACATGGTCTCGATGGCCAGTGGCGACTCGCTCGACGAGTCGGCGCTCACCGCCCTGTCGAAGGCCGACGGCGTCACCGCCCTGTCACCTCAGCAGTCGGTGTACTTCCAGATCGACGGGGAGTTCCACTCCGCCTCCGGCGTCACCCCGGGCGACGTGGAGAAGGTCTTCTCGCTGAAGACGGTGTCCGGCTCGCTCAGCTCGCTGAAGGACGGCGAGGTCGCGGTCGGCTCAAAGACCGCGAAGTCGAACGGGTGGAAGACCGGGGACACCCTGCCGGTGACCTTCGACGACGAGAAGAAGGCCACGGTCAAGGTCGGCGCCCTCTACGAGGAGAACGAGTTCCTCTCGCCCTTCGTGGTCCCGAAGGCGTTCGCCGACGCGCACAGCTCCACGTCCCGCCCCGACATCCGCGAGATCTGGATCAAGACGGACGGCGGCGCGAGCAAGGCCAACGAGCAGGCCGTCGTGAACGCGCTCGGGGACAACCCGGCGATGAGCGTCATGGACCAGCAGGACATCCGCGACACCTTCGGCGGCTTCGTGAACACCGCCCTGAACATCATGTACGGGCTGCTCGCCATGGCCCTCCTCATCGCGGTGCTCGGCGTCGTCAACACCCTCGCGATGTCGGTCTTCGAGCGGCAGCAGGAGATCGGGATGCTCCGCGCCATCGGCCTGGACCGTGGGCGCGTGAAGCGGATGATCCGCCTGGAGGCCGTCGTCATCTCGGTCTTCGGCGCGGTGATCGGGGTCGGGCTCGGCGTCTTCCTCGGCTGGGCGATCGGCCGGACGCTGGCCGACCAGATCCCCGGCTACGCCCTGGTCGTCCCGTGGGACCGCATCGCGCTCTTCCTGGTGCTCGCCGGGCTGGTGGGTGTGCTGGCCTCGCTCTGGCCGGCCCGCAGCGGCGCGAAGCTCAACATGCTGACCGCGATCAAGACGGAGTAG
- a CDS encoding DUF4287 domain-containing protein: MSQVFSEETHRNLLSRIPHCTGRDIADWLRTVEEGPSLVRFEEKVSWLRSEHDLTYGHAKAIIHEYDLRRAARNLR; this comes from the coding sequence ATGTCCCAAGTCTTCTCCGAAGAGACCCACCGCAACCTGCTCTCCCGGATCCCTCACTGCACCGGTCGTGACATCGCCGACTGGCTCCGCACCGTCGAAGAAGGCCCCTCCCTCGTCCGGTTCGAGGAGAAGGTCAGCTGGCTGCGGAGCGAACACGACCTCACCTACGGCCACGCCAAGGCGATCATCCATGAGTACGACCTGAGACGAGCGGCCAGGAACCTCCGCTGA
- a CDS encoding ABC transporter ATP-binding protein: MTTTSVHRTTAVAARATELSKVYGEGETQVIALDRVTVDFPQGEFTAIMGPSGSGKSTLMHCVAGLDSFSSGSVRIGETELGTLKDKQLTQLRRDKIGFIFQAFNLLPTLTALENITLPMDIAGRKPDAAWLQKVIDMVGLSDRLKHRPTELSGGQQQRVAVARALASQPEIIFGDEPTGNLDSRSGAEVLGFLRNSVRELGQTVVMVTHDPVAASYADRVVFLADGAVVDQMLKPTADGVLDRMKAFDAKGRTS, from the coding sequence GTGACCACCACCAGCGTTCACCGCACCACCGCGGTCGCCGCCCGCGCCACGGAGCTGTCGAAGGTCTACGGCGAGGGTGAGACCCAGGTGATCGCCCTGGACCGGGTGACCGTGGACTTCCCGCAGGGCGAGTTCACGGCGATCATGGGCCCCTCCGGTTCCGGTAAGTCCACGCTGATGCACTGCGTGGCCGGCCTCGACAGCTTCAGCAGCGGATCCGTGCGGATCGGCGAGACCGAGCTCGGCACCCTGAAGGACAAGCAGCTCACCCAGCTGCGCCGGGACAAGATCGGCTTCATCTTCCAGGCGTTCAACCTGCTGCCCACGCTGACCGCGCTGGAGAACATCACCCTCCCGATGGACATCGCGGGCCGTAAGCCCGACGCGGCCTGGCTGCAGAAGGTCATCGACATGGTCGGCCTCTCCGACCGGCTCAAGCACCGCCCCACGGAGCTCTCCGGCGGTCAGCAGCAGCGCGTCGCGGTCGCCCGCGCCCTGGCCTCCCAGCCCGAGATCATCTTCGGCGACGAACCGACCGGCAACCTCGACTCCCGCTCCGGCGCCGAGGTGCTCGGCTTCCTGCGCAACTCGGTGCGCGAACTCGGCCAGACCGTCGTGATGGTGACCCACGACCCGGTCGCCGCCTCCTACGCGGACCGCGTGGTGTTCCTCGCGGACGGCGCCGTCGTCGACCAGATGCTGAAGCCCACGGCCGACGGCGTCCTCGACCGGATGAAGGCGTTCGACGCGAAGGGCCGGACCAGCTGA
- a CDS encoding Bax inhibitor-1/YccA family protein — MRSSNPVFSRRGFSRDNGYAGFNAAPQAGAPAAGANPYAQGTAANPYATNPYAQQDTQHGTPQAPPAPGVMTIDDVVTRTAMTLGTVVLTAALSWALLPVDEANLGKSYGIAIGAALVAFVFAIIQSFKRKASPALILAYAAFEGVFLGVISSTVSTYISPGTVIQAVIGTMCVFAGVLIAYKMRWIRVTRRFYGFVMAAAMGFLFLMVINLLFTVFGGGDGLGFRSGGLGILFGVVGIILGACFLALDFKQVEDGIAYGAPREESWLAAFGLTLTLVWIYLEMLRLLSILNGND; from the coding sequence ATGAGGAGCAGCAACCCGGTCTTCTCGCGACGGGGCTTCAGCCGCGACAACGGTTACGCGGGCTTCAACGCGGCACCGCAGGCCGGGGCCCCCGCAGCGGGTGCCAACCCGTACGCGCAGGGCACGGCCGCCAACCCGTACGCCACGAACCCCTACGCCCAGCAGGACACCCAGCACGGCACGCCGCAGGCGCCGCCGGCCCCCGGCGTGATGACGATCGACGACGTCGTCACGCGAACCGCGATGACGCTGGGCACCGTGGTGCTCACCGCCGCGCTCTCCTGGGCCCTGCTGCCCGTCGACGAGGCCAACCTCGGCAAGTCGTACGGCATCGCGATCGGCGCCGCCCTGGTGGCGTTCGTCTTCGCGATCATCCAGTCCTTCAAGCGCAAGGCGTCCCCGGCGCTGATCCTGGCCTACGCGGCCTTCGAGGGTGTCTTCCTCGGAGTGATCTCCAGCACGGTCAGCACCTACATCAGCCCCGGCACGGTGATCCAGGCGGTGATCGGCACCATGTGTGTCTTCGCCGGCGTCCTGATCGCCTACAAGATGCGCTGGATCCGCGTCACCCGCCGCTTCTACGGCTTCGTCATGGCCGCGGCCATGGGCTTCCTGTTCCTCATGGTGATCAACCTGCTGTTCACCGTCTTCGGCGGCGGTGACGGCCTGGGCTTCCGCAGCGGCGGTCTCGGCATCCTCTTCGGGGTCGTCGGCATCATCCTCGGCGCGTGCTTCCTGGCCCTCGACTTCAAGCAGGTCGAGGACGGCATCGCCTACGGCGCACCGCGCGAGGAGTCCTGGCTGGCGGCCTTCGGGCTCACGCTGACCCTGGTGTGGATCTACCTGGAGATGCTGCGCCTGCTCTCCATCCTCAACGGGAACGACTGA